In a genomic window of Ipomoea triloba cultivar NCNSP0323 chromosome 3, ASM357664v1:
- the LOC116011721 gene encoding glucan endo-1,3-beta-glucosidase 8, whose translation MGRRNLQGGWFLILFSLSTLTRGFKCWGGVGVNWGTMTSHQLPPESVVKLLKDNGFDRVKLFEADEKILGALMGSDIEVMLAIPNVMLQEMSQDPNAAAAWVDANVTNYCYTGGVKIRYVAVGNEPFLTTYNGSFLPYTFPALRNIQEAINHAGLGTEVKATVPFNADIYYSPDSNPVPSAGDFRPEIRDLSIEIVQYLYSNDAPFVVNIYPFLSLYSNSYFPFDYAFFDGSNKTLRDGDAVYTNVFDANFDTLVWALKKSGYPDIKIMIGEVGWPTDGDKNANVQNARRFNQGLLQHALSGEGTPARKGKIIDFYLFSLIDENTKSIAPGCFERHWGIFEFDGKPKYELDLSGKKLNKGLVAVEGVAYMHKRWCILNPHLKELDDLPRNIDYACSLSDCTALGYGSSCNHLSVEGNASFAFNMYYQFKNQNAWDCDFSGLAVVTDEDPSDGKCQFPVMITDAHSVVLLHKKVLYILLAVVEGCIVFLLLVS comes from the exons ATGGGCAGAAGAAATCTCCAGGGCGGGTGGTTCTTGATTCTCTTCTCCTTGTCGACGCTGACGCGGGGTTTCAAGTGCTGGGGCGGCGTGGGAGTCAACTGGGGGACCATGACTTCGCACCAGTTGCCGCCGGAGAGTGTGGTGAAGCTCCTCAAAGACAACGGCTTCGATAGGGTGAAGCTTTTCGAGGCTGATGAGAAGATCTTGGGCGCCCTCATGGGCTCTGATATTGAAGTCATGCTCGCAATCCCAAATGTGATGTTGCAGGAGATGAGCCAAGACCCCAATGCCGCCGCCGCCTGGGTTGATGCCAATGTCACCAATTACTGCTACACTGGTGGTGTCAAAATCAG GTATGTTGCAGTTGGGAATGAGCCATTTCTGACAACATATAATGGGAGTTTTCTGCCTTACACTTTTCCAGCTCTGAGAAACATTCAAGAAGCCATCAACCATGCTGGGCTAGGAACAGAAGTTAAAGCCACAGTTCCATTCAATGCAGACATTTACTACTCTCCAGACTCAAACCCTGTGCCATCTGCAGGCGATTTCAGGCCAGAAATCCGCGATCTCTCGATCGAGATTGTCCAGTATCTGTACTCGAACGACGCCCCTTTCGTCGTCAACATCTATCCCTTCCTCAGCCTGTACAGCAACAGCTACTTCCCCTTCGACTACGCCTTCTTCGACGGCTCAAACAAGACCCTCAGGGATGGGGATGCTGTGTACACCAATGTGTTTGATGCGAATTTCGACACGCTTGTGTGGGCCTTAAAGAAGTCTGGATACCCTGACATAAAGATCATGATTGGGGAAGTTGGATGGCCAACAGATGGAGATAAGAATGCCAATGTCCAAAATGCAAGAAGATTCAATCAGGGACTTCTCCAACATGCTTTAAGTGGAGAAGGGACTCCAGCTAGGAAGGGGAAAATCATAGATTTCTACCTTTTTAGCCTAATTGATGAAAACACAAAGAGCATAGCCCCAGGGTGCTTTGAGAGGCATTGGGGGATTTTCGAGTTCGATGGGAAACCAAAATATGAGCTAGATTTATCAGGCAAAAAGCTCAACAAAGGCCTTGTTGCAGTAGAAGGGGTGGCTTATATGCACAAAAGATGGTGCATTTTGAACCCCCACCTTAAAGAGCTTGATGATTTGCCAAGAAACATTGACTATGCTTGCAGCCTCTCTGATTGCACTGCTTTAGGCTATGGCTCTTCTTGCAACCATCTTAGCGTCGAAGGCAACGCCTCTTTCGCCTTCAACATGTACTATCAGTTCAAGAACCAGAACGCGTGGGATTGCGATTTCTCGGGGCTGGCTGTCGTGACAGATGAGGATCCATCTGATGGGAAGTGCCAATTCCCTGTGATGATCACAGATGCCCACTCTGTTGTGCTGCTGCATAAGAAGGTTTTGTACATTTTGCTGGCCGTTGTTGAGGGGTGTATAGTGTTTTTGCTCCTGGTTTCTTAG